In Hyla sarda isolate aHylSar1 chromosome 9, aHylSar1.hap1, whole genome shotgun sequence, the following proteins share a genomic window:
- the SLC31A1 gene encoding high affinity copper uptake protein 1 has product MSHDHHTMTTSDPHTGHHHPTTTGHQHGGDGGGGGNMHMMHMVFYFGYENVELLFSGLVINSPGEMAGAFVAVFLLAMLYEGLKIARESLLRKSQVSIRYNSMPVPGPNGTTLMETHKTVGQQMISLPHLFQTFLHVIQVVVSYFLMLIFMSYNAYLCIAVAAGAGTGYFFFSWKKAVVVDITEHCH; this is encoded by the exons ATGTCCCAcgaccaccataccatgaccacGTCTGACCCGCACACTGGTCACCACCACCCGACTACGACCGGGCACCAACATGGCGGAGATGGAGGCGGCGGCGGTAACATGCATATGATG CATATGGTGTTTTATTTCGGCTATGAGAACGTGGAGCTTCTGTTTTCGGGGCTGGTGATCAACTCGCCGGGAG AGATGGCGGGGGCCTTCGTGGCCGTGTTTCTGCTCGCCATGTTGTACGAGGGGCTGAAGATTGCACGAGAATCCCTGCTCAGGAAGTCACAAGTCAGTATCCGGTATAACTCCATGCCAGTACCCGGACCCAACGGCACCACCTTAATGGAGACTCACAAGACTGTAGG ACAGCAGATGATCAGCCTCCCCCACCTGTTCCAGACTTTTCTTCACGTCATTCAGGTGGTGGTCAGCTACTTCCTCATGTTAATATTCATGAGCTACAACGCCTACCTGTGCATCGCGGTGGCGGCAGGCGCTGGAACTGGATACTTCTTCTTCAGCTGGAAGAAGGCGGTGGTGGTGGATATAACCGAACATTGCCATTAA